The proteins below are encoded in one region of Clostridium fermenticellae:
- a CDS encoding CtsR family transcriptional regulator, translating into MARLSDVIEDFIKQMMDDNNESELQIVRNELANYFSCAPSQINYVLTTRFTADKGYYVESRRGGGGCIIIRKVELNDNQSLSEIINDKIGDNITYNSALRIISGLFESEIITKREFYILKAVINDRTLSSFQENKNLLRANILKSAMLVLLSDI; encoded by the coding sequence ATGGCAAGATTATCAGATGTAATAGAAGATTTTATAAAACAGATGATGGATGATAATAATGAAAGTGAACTTCAAATAGTTAGAAATGAACTTGCAAATTATTTTAGTTGTGCCCCTTCACAAATAAATTATGTCCTTACAACTAGGTTTACTGCAGATAAAGGGTATTACGTAGAAAGCAGAAGGGGTGGTGGAGGCTGTATAATAATCAGAAAGGTAGAATTAAATGACAATCAATCACTTAGTGAAATTATAAATGATAAAATTGGAGATAATATAACATATAATTCTGCCCTTCGAATAATAAGTGGATTATTTGAATCAGAAATTATAACTAAAAGAGAATTTTATATATTAAAGGCAGTTATAAATGACAGAACTTTAAGTTCATTTCAGGAAAATAAAAATCTGTTAAGAGCAAATATATTAAAATCAGCAATGTTAGTATTATTAAGTGACATATAA
- a CDS encoding UvrB/UvrC motif-containing protein, whose amino-acid sequence MLCDFCKKNEATVHITRVINGVKQEFNLCEKCAHENTEFNFVPQVDFFSSPFTFQNVLSGMMDYISNSNNATQRNFNVTCSKCNLNFEEFKRTGLLGCSDCYKNFGSTLIPVIKRVQGNLEHTGKIPKRIGNNIICRKKIEQLKHELQKCIENEEYEEAAKIRDEIKEINKK is encoded by the coding sequence ATGCTTTGTGATTTTTGTAAAAAAAATGAAGCTACTGTTCATATAACAAGAGTAATAAATGGAGTCAAACAGGAATTTAATTTATGTGAAAAATGTGCACATGAAAATACAGAATTTAATTTTGTTCCCCAGGTAGATTTTTTTTCATCACCATTTACTTTCCAGAATGTATTAAGTGGAATGATGGACTATATATCTAATTCTAATAATGCAACTCAACGTAATTTTAATGTTACTTGCAGTAAGTGCAATTTAAACTTTGAAGAATTTAAAAGAACGGGATTACTTGGGTGTAGTGATTGTTATAAGAATTTTGGTTCAACTTTGATTCCTGTGATAAAAAGAGTACAGGGGAATTTAGAACATACGGGTAAGATACCTAAGAGGATAGGCAATAATATTATATGCAGAAAGAAAATAGAACAACTTAAACATGAACTGCAGAAATGTATAGAAAATGAAGAATATGAAGAGGCAGCTAAAATTAGAGATGAAATAAAAGAAATCAATAAGAAATAG
- a CDS encoding protein arginine kinase, with protein MENWINSNRTENKLVLSSRIRLARNIGAVPFPHMLNEEKGKEIVNLVEDAFYKSQIMKDKFTTKYLWESDPASNRVFFDKHLISKNLLDNSSKGAFILDDDETTSIMINEEDHIRIQCITAGFNLEGAYDYSDKIDDLLEQNLNYAFDEKLGYLTACPTNIGTGLRASVMIHLPALSISNKIAGILNAISQVGMTIRGLYGEGSKIYGNIYQISNQISLGLDEREIINNLSGVVNQIINEEVIARDTIFKTYKYNIEDRIYRALGILKSAVLLNSDECLRFLSDVRLGVEMGIIKDVDLIMLNKLLVKTQCLLINDSKLQNSTEEKKSFDRAKMVRETLIKK; from the coding sequence ATGGAGAATTGGATCAATTCAAATAGAACTGAGAATAAGCTTGTATTAAGTAGTAGAATAAGGCTTGCTAGAAATATTGGTGCAGTCCCATTTCCACACATGTTAAATGAAGAAAAGGGAAAAGAGATAGTAAATTTAGTAGAAGATGCTTTTTATAAATCTCAGATTATGAAAGATAAATTTACTACGAAATATTTGTGGGAAAGTGATCCTGCTTCTAATAGAGTATTTTTTGATAAACACCTTATAAGTAAAAATCTTTTAGATAATAGCTCAAAAGGTGCATTTATATTAGATGATGATGAAACTACTAGTATTATGATAAATGAGGAAGATCATATAAGAATTCAATGTATAACTGCCGGTTTTAATTTAGAAGGGGCATATGATTATTCAGATAAAATAGATGATTTATTAGAGCAAAACTTAAACTATGCATTTGATGAAAAACTCGGATATCTAACTGCTTGCCCTACAAATATTGGAACTGGTCTTAGAGCATCTGTTATGATACATCTTCCCGCATTGTCTATTAGCAACAAGATAGCAGGCATATTAAATGCAATAAGTCAAGTTGGTATGACTATAAGGGGACTTTATGGGGAAGGTTCTAAAATTTACGGAAATATTTATCAGATATCAAATCAAATAAGTCTTGGATTGGATGAAAGAGAAATAATAAATAATTTAAGTGGCGTCGTAAATCAGATTATAAATGAGGAAGTTATTGCCAGGGATACTATTTTTAAGACTTATAAGTATAATATAGAAGACAGAATATATAGAGCACTGGGGATATTAAAATCGGCTGTACTTCTAAACTCGGATGAATGTCTTAGGTTTTTATCTGATGTAAGGTTAGGAGTAGAAATGGGAATAATTAAGGACGTTGATTTGATTATGTTAAATAAATTATTGGTAAAAACTCAATGCCTTTTGATAAATGATTCAAAGCTTCAAAATTCAACTGAGGAAAAGAAAAGTTTTGATAGAGCAAAAATGGTTAGGGAAACTTTAATTAAAAAGTAG
- the murD gene encoding UDP-N-acetylmuramoyl-L-alanine--D-glutamate ligase → MKDSFMDFKKFVKGKKVAVVGIGISNKPLIDLLLNLGADVSAFDKKNKEQLGKTAEELSKKGVNLVLGNRYLEKLKDFEVIFKTPSMRIDMPELQEAKRSGAYITSEMEEFIRYCPAKIYGVTGSDGKTTTTTLIYNILKEQGYKTWVGGNIGTPLFSKIEQISRDDKVVLELSSFQLMTMNVSPEVSIVTNLSPNHLDMHKNMDEYINAKKNIFKYQKKNDLLILNKDNKITNSMTDEAKGRLMKFSIRQKIDYGAYFESEKLYINNKEVCELKDIKLKGMHNVENLLAAFCAVNEDVDIATMKKVAASFAGVEHRCEFVRELDGVKYYNDSIASSPTRTLAGLVAFDRPVILIAGGYDKNIPFEPLAEKGYEYIKTLVLVGNTKNKIKASFEKVIEDKKIKLPILMADDFEDAVLKARQSAKGGDIVTLSPACASFDLFPNFEVRGNKFKDIVNHLD, encoded by the coding sequence ATGAAGGATAGCTTTATGGATTTTAAAAAGTTTGTAAAAGGAAAAAAGGTAGCTGTAGTTGGTATAGGAATTAGTAATAAACCCTTGATAGATTTATTATTAAATCTAGGTGCAGATGTCAGTGCATTTGATAAAAAAAATAAAGAACAATTAGGAAAAACGGCGGAAGAACTTAGTAAAAAAGGTGTTAATCTAGTTTTAGGCAACAGATATTTGGAAAAATTAAAGGATTTTGAAGTGATATTTAAAACACCTTCTATGAGAATAGATATGCCGGAACTTCAAGAGGCAAAGAGATCAGGTGCGTATATAACTTCCGAAATGGAGGAGTTTATAAGGTATTGTCCTGCTAAAATATATGGAGTTACAGGTAGTGATGGAAAAACAACTACAACAACTTTGATATATAATATTTTAAAAGAGCAGGGATACAAAACGTGGGTAGGGGGAAATATAGGAACACCTTTATTTAGTAAAATAGAACAAATAAGTAGAGATGATAAAGTAGTACTTGAATTGTCAAGTTTTCAATTAATGACAATGAATGTATCACCGGAAGTTTCAATTGTAACAAATCTGAGCCCTAATCATTTAGATATGCATAAAAATATGGATGAATATATTAATGCTAAAAAGAATATATTCAAATATCAAAAAAAGAATGATTTACTTATTTTGAATAAGGATAATAAAATTACAAATTCCATGACTGATGAAGCAAAAGGAAGATTAATGAAGTTCAGCATAAGGCAAAAGATTGATTATGGTGCTTATTTTGAAAGTGAGAAGTTGTATATAAATAATAAAGAAGTTTGTGAACTAAAAGATATAAAATTAAAGGGTATGCACAACGTTGAAAATTTATTGGCGGCATTTTGTGCTGTAAATGAAGATGTTGATATTGCAACTATGAAAAAAGTAGCTGCTTCATTTGCTGGAGTAGAACATAGATGTGAATTTGTTAGAGAACTAGATGGAGTAAAGTATTATAATGATTCGATTGCTTCGAGTCCTACTAGAACACTAGCTGGGTTAGTTGCATTTGACAGACCGGTAATTTTAATTGCAGGTGGATATGACAAGAATATACCATTCGAACCTTTGGCGGAAAAAGGATATGAGTATATAAAGACCTTGGTTTTAGTCGGAAATACTAAGAATAAGATAAAGGCCAGTTTTGAGAAAGTTATTGAAGATAAAAAAATCAAACTACCTATTTTAATGGCTGATGATTTTGAGGATGCTGTTTTAAAGGCGAGACAAAGTGCCAAAGGTGGGGATATAGTTACATTATCACCTGCTTGTGCAAGTTTTGATTTATTTCCAAACTTTGAGGTTAGGGGAAATAAATTTAAAGATATAGTTAATCATTTGGATTAA
- the fusA gene encoding elongation factor G produces the protein MKNYATGNLRNVGVIGHSGSGKTTLTEAILYYTGGTDRFGRTEDGNTISDYDTEEKKRRISLATSIIPCEWNDIKINLVDMPGYFDFVGEVYEGLKAVDVALIVASGVSGVQVGTEKSWDYVNEYKLPRAFYINKLDRENSNFDKVFSQLKSKFGMSVIPVQYPIGSEESFIGVVNIISGRARVFDKDSNFMKEVKIPKELVPKIKDCKNMLIEAVAETDEKLLDKYFEDGSLTDDEIYSGLINGCANGDIAPVMCGSAVKSIGIETLIEDIVECFPSPEKSSILDGYADDNLKMEVKIDDKAPLSAFVFKTIADPFVGKLSLFRVITGKMKSDSMVYNSNKEKSEKIGSMYYLKGKQQIQTDEIIAGDIGAVSKLQFTSTGDTLCSKEDAIVFNNINFPQSVISMAVIPKSKNDEDKISNGLNKLVEEDPTFKVSQDVENAETIISGLGETHLDVIASKLKGKFGTEVELRYPKVLYRETIKKVSDVQGKHKKQSGGHGQYGDVVIKFEPRNDGETDLMFVDKVVGGVVPRQYIPAVEKGLKDCVKHGVLAGYPVIGLKATLHDGSYHSVDSSEMAFKVASSIAYKKGLVAAESILLEPVMHAEIVVPDEYMGDIIGDINKKRGRVLGMEPCGKDQRIIVEVPQAEMFKYATDLRSMTQARGNFTMRFERYEEVPEIEANKIINSTELKITE, from the coding sequence ATGAAAAATTATGCAACTGGAAATTTAAGAAATGTAGGTGTAATAGGTCATAGTGGTTCAGGTAAAACTACTTTAACAGAAGCTATACTTTATTATACAGGAGGAACCGATAGATTTGGTAGAACAGAAGATGGCAATACTATTAGTGATTACGATACTGAAGAGAAAAAGAGAAGGATTTCTTTGGCTACATCAATAATACCATGTGAATGGAATGATATAAAAATTAATTTGGTTGATATGCCAGGATATTTTGACTTCGTGGGCGAGGTATATGAAGGATTAAAAGCTGTTGATGTAGCACTAATTGTTGCATCAGGTGTTTCTGGAGTACAGGTTGGAACTGAAAAGTCATGGGATTATGTAAATGAATATAAACTTCCTCGAGCATTTTATATAAACAAACTTGATAGAGAAAATTCCAATTTTGATAAAGTATTTTCACAGTTAAAAAGTAAATTTGGAATGTCAGTTATTCCTGTACAGTATCCTATAGGAAGTGAGGAAAGTTTTATAGGTGTTGTAAATATAATATCAGGAAGAGCACGAGTATTTGATAAAGACAGTAATTTTATGAAGGAGGTTAAGATACCTAAAGAACTTGTACCTAAGATTAAAGATTGTAAAAATATGCTTATTGAAGCTGTTGCGGAAACGGACGAAAAGCTTTTAGATAAATATTTTGAAGATGGGAGCTTAACAGATGATGAGATATACTCAGGCCTTATAAATGGGTGTGCAAATGGTGATATAGCGCCAGTTATGTGTGGTTCTGCTGTAAAGTCTATCGGAATTGAAACATTGATTGAGGATATAGTAGAATGTTTTCCTTCTCCAGAAAAATCATCAATTTTAGATGGATATGCTGATGATAATTTAAAAATGGAAGTTAAGATAGATGATAAGGCACCTCTGTCTGCTTTTGTATTTAAAACTATAGCTGATCCATTTGTAGGTAAACTTTCTCTTTTTAGAGTTATCACCGGTAAGATGAAATCAGATTCAATGGTATATAATTCTAATAAAGAGAAAAGTGAAAAAATAGGAAGCATGTATTACTTAAAGGGAAAACAGCAGATACAAACGGATGAAATTATAGCTGGAGATATAGGAGCGGTTTCAAAATTACAATTTACTTCTACAGGAGATACATTATGTTCTAAAGAGGATGCCATTGTTTTTAATAATATAAATTTTCCACAATCTGTAATATCCATGGCAGTAATACCTAAATCAAAAAACGATGAAGATAAGATATCAAATGGCCTAAATAAACTTGTTGAAGAAGATCCGACCTTTAAAGTATCACAAGATGTGGAGAATGCTGAAACTATAATTTCGGGTCTTGGTGAGACACATCTAGATGTAATAGCATCGAAACTTAAAGGCAAATTTGGAACTGAAGTTGAACTTAGATATCCTAAAGTCCTCTATAGAGAAACTATTAAAAAAGTATCGGATGTCCAAGGAAAACATAAAAAGCAGTCAGGTGGACATGGTCAATATGGTGATGTAGTGATAAAATTCGAGCCAAGGAATGATGGTGAGACAGATCTTATGTTCGTTGATAAAGTAGTAGGAGGAGTTGTCCCGAGACAGTATATACCAGCAGTCGAAAAAGGATTAAAGGATTGTGTAAAACATGGAGTGCTCGCAGGATATCCGGTTATAGGGCTCAAAGCCACACTACATGATGGTTCGTATCATTCAGTTGATTCGTCCGAAATGGCTTTTAAGGTTGCATCTTCGATAGCATATAAAAAAGGACTTGTGGCAGCAGAATCAATACTTTTAGAACCAGTAATGCATGCTGAAATAGTAGTTCCAGATGAATATATGGGAGATATAATAGGAGATATAAATAAGAAAAGGGGTAGAGTTTTAGGAATGGAGCCATGTGGCAAGGATCAAAGAATAATAGTGGAGGTTCCACAGGCAGAGATGTTTAAATATGCTACAGATTTGAGATCAATGACCCAAGCCAGGGGGAATTTTACAATGAGATTTGAAAGATATGAAGAGGTTCCAGAAATTGAAGCAAATAAAATAATAAATAGTACTGAATTAAAAATTACTGAATAG
- a CDS encoding glycine--tRNA ligase — MKSKKTMDKVVALCKNRGFVYPGSDIYGGLANTWDYGPMGVELKNNVKKVWWQKFVQESKYNVGIDAAILMNKEVWVASGHVGNFSDPLMDCKECKTRFRADKLVEEHMTKRGIEKASADGWSNEKLKKYIDDNNINCPSCGKHNFTDIRQFNLMFKTFQGVTEDSKSETFLRPETAQGIFVNFKNVQRTTRKKIPFGIAQIGKSFRNEITPGNFTFRTREFEQMEIEFFCKPGTDLEWHDYWKKHTWDFLLGLGINKENIRFRDHEKEELSHYSKATSDIEYLFPFGWGELWGVADRTDYDLKQHQEHSGKDMTYLDPTTNERYIPYCIEPSVGADRIVLAFLVDAYDEEELEGGDVRTVMHLHPAIAPFKAAILPLTKKLSDKASELYDELRRDFSVDYDEAGSIGKRYRREDEAGTPYCITVDFDTLDDNTVTVRDRDTMEQFRIKIDKIKDFLKEKVEF, encoded by the coding sequence ATGAAAAGTAAGAAGACTATGGATAAAGTAGTAGCTTTGTGTAAAAATAGAGGATTTGTATATCCTGGATCAGACATATACGGAGGACTTGCAAATACTTGGGATTATGGCCCTATGGGAGTTGAATTAAAGAACAATGTAAAAAAGGTATGGTGGCAGAAATTTGTTCAGGAAAGTAAATATAATGTTGGTATAGATGCGGCCATATTGATGAATAAAGAGGTGTGGGTTGCGTCTGGTCATGTTGGAAATTTTTCAGACCCCCTTATGGATTGCAAAGAGTGTAAAACGAGATTTAGAGCAGATAAATTAGTTGAAGAGCATATGACAAAAAGAGGAATAGAAAAGGCTAGCGCTGATGGATGGAGTAATGAAAAACTAAAAAAGTATATTGATGATAATAATATTAATTGCCCAAGTTGTGGGAAACACAATTTTACAGATATAAGACAATTTAATCTTATGTTTAAAACTTTTCAGGGTGTAACTGAAGATTCTAAATCAGAGACATTTTTAAGACCTGAAACGGCACAGGGCATATTTGTAAATTTTAAAAATGTTCAAAGAACAACAAGAAAGAAAATACCATTTGGTATAGCTCAAATAGGAAAATCATTCAGAAATGAAATAACTCCAGGAAATTTTACTTTTAGAACAAGGGAGTTTGAACAAATGGAGATAGAATTCTTCTGTAAACCGGGAACTGATCTCGAATGGCATGATTACTGGAAAAAGCATACCTGGGATTTTTTACTAGGGCTTGGTATTAATAAAGAAAATATAAGATTTAGAGATCATGAAAAAGAAGAACTATCGCATTATAGTAAAGCAACTTCGGATATTGAATACTTGTTTCCATTTGGCTGGGGAGAATTATGGGGTGTCGCTGATAGAACTGATTATGATTTGAAACAACATCAGGAACATTCAGGAAAAGATATGACATATCTTGATCCAACTACTAATGAAAGATATATACCATATTGTATAGAACCATCGGTTGGAGCGGATAGAATTGTTCTTGCGTTTTTGGTAGATGCATATGATGAGGAAGAACTAGAAGGAGGAGATGTGAGAACAGTTATGCATTTACATCCAGCTATAGCTCCATTTAAGGCTGCAATACTTCCACTTACTAAGAAATTATCTGATAAGGCATCAGAACTTTATGATGAACTTAGACGAGATTTTAGTGTTGATTATGATGAGGCAGGAAGTATTGGAAAAAGATATAGAAGAGAAGATGAAGCTGGAACTCCTTATTGTATAACAGTAGATTTTGACACGTTAGATGATAATACTGTTACAGTTAGAGATAGAGATACTATGGAACAGTTTAGAATTAAAATAGATAAGATAAAAGATTTCTTAAAAGAAAAAGTGGAATTTTAG
- the fsa gene encoding fructose-6-phosphate aldolase, whose translation MKLFIDTANVEEIKEANDMGIICGVTTNPSLIAKEGRDFNEVIKEITSIVDGPISGEVIASDADGMIKEGRKIAKIHKNMVVKIPMTEEGLKAVKVLSKEGIQTNVTLIFSAGQALLAARAGASYVSPFLGRLDDISDNSMDLISSICTIFKVHEIKTQIIAASIRNPMHVVNAAIYGAHIATVPYKIIKQLIKHPLTDQGIEKFMKDWKEAFNK comes from the coding sequence ATGAAACTATTCATAGATACGGCAAATGTAGAAGAAATAAAAGAAGCTAATGACATGGGGATTATTTGTGGTGTTACTACGAATCCTTCATTAATAGCAAAAGAAGGACGCGATTTTAATGAGGTAATAAAAGAAATCACTTCTATTGTTGATGGTCCTATAAGTGGAGAAGTTATAGCTTCAGATGCAGATGGAATGATAAAGGAAGGCAGAAAAATAGCAAAGATTCATAAAAATATGGTCGTAAAGATACCTATGACTGAGGAAGGGTTAAAAGCTGTAAAAGTTTTATCAAAAGAAGGTATACAGACAAATGTAACACTTATCTTTTCAGCTGGTCAAGCACTATTGGCTGCTAGAGCGGGGGCTTCTTATGTTAGCCCATTTCTTGGAAGACTTGATGATATATCTGATAATTCCATGGATCTAATATCTTCGATATGTACTATATTTAAAGTTCATGAAATAAAAACTCAAATAATAGCAGCAAGTATACGTAATCCTATGCATGTCGTTAATGCTGCCATTTATGGTGCACATATTGCTACTGTACCTTATAAAATCATAAAACAATTAATCAAACATCCTTTAACTGATCAAGGAATAGAGAAATTTATGAAAGACTGGAAGGAAGCTTTTAATAAATAA
- a CDS encoding ROK family protein, which produces MNSYVVGVDLGGTRIRGAIADNKGNILSKYKMDTNSQKGSDEVFKNIKLVIDNVIQNSNSKIIDIESISIAAPGPIDINKGVILNTPNLPFENFNIVKKIQDAYGIRTYLENDANAAAIGEFMFGSGKGSKNMIYITISTGVGGGAVLDGKLYHGSSYNALEIGHMTIIPDGPKCNCGNYGCLESLSSGTAIRDQALKFIRDGKDTSLLKYDIITSAEVFKEAENGDKISKDILDRSLNFLGIGVANLVTMFNPDVVVIGGGVSRGGKIVFDKIRNVVNKRCFLPMSKTCKIVKAGLGDDSGLIGTVAIAMMQI; this is translated from the coding sequence ATAAATAGTTATGTAGTTGGCGTAGATCTAGGAGGAACTAGAATTAGGGGGGCAATTGCTGATAATAAAGGAAATATATTAAGTAAATATAAGATGGATACGAATTCACAGAAAGGCTCTGATGAAGTGTTTAAAAATATAAAGCTTGTTATTGATAATGTCATTCAAAATTCGAATAGCAAAATTATAGATATAGAATCTATATCAATAGCGGCTCCAGGGCCAATTGATATAAATAAGGGAGTTATTCTAAATACGCCTAACCTGCCATTTGAAAATTTCAATATTGTAAAGAAGATTCAAGATGCTTATGGAATAAGGACTTACCTTGAAAATGATGCCAATGCAGCTGCAATTGGTGAATTTATGTTTGGATCAGGAAAAGGAAGCAAAAATATGATTTATATAACTATAAGTACAGGCGTAGGTGGAGGAGCAGTTCTAGATGGGAAACTTTATCATGGAAGCAGCTATAATGCACTTGAAATAGGACATATGACTATTATTCCGGATGGTCCTAAGTGTAATTGCGGAAATTACGGTTGTCTTGAATCTCTATCATCTGGAACAGCTATAAGAGATCAAGCACTGAAATTTATAAGAGATGGTAAAGATACTTCCCTTTTAAAATATGATATAATTACCTCTGCTGAAGTTTTTAAGGAAGCTGAAAATGGAGATAAGATCTCCAAGGATATATTAGATAGAAGCCTTAATTTTTTAGGAATAGGGGTAGCTAATTTAGTTACCATGTTTAACCCTGATGTTGTAGTAATAGGCGGAGGTGTATCAAGGGGTGGAAAAATAGTTTTTGATAAAATTAGAAATGTGGTAAATAAGAGATGCTTTTTACCAATGTCTAAAACGTGTAAAATAGTAAAGGCAGGTTTAGGTGACGATAGTGGATTGATAGGGACAGTGGCGATTGCAATGATGCAAATTTAA